The following coding sequences lie in one Danio rerio strain Tuebingen ecotype United States chromosome 3, GRCz12tu, whole genome shotgun sequence genomic window:
- the LOC100004321 gene encoding apoptosis regulator BAX-like, whose translation MEALLDYVVRIGSGNDQTLDAGSAVLFNFIFEWLHQHLDKEAEITCWLQNNLGIVEKSDPSHKDAIECMVRIANEMEGNEELQGMLNSALLNPTLEHYILVVNGTFSDVTLSWGSVVALFYVACRFVVKAAEINSVDLVRSIINWTMPFIRKTCILTWIREQGGWGAIRSYFGTPTWQTVGVFLAGVLTVGLVLYKM comes from the exons ATGGAAGCGCTGTTGGATTACGTTGTTCGTATTG GCAGTGGCAATGATCAGACACTTGATGCAGGATCTGCAGTTCTCTTTAA CTTCATCTTTGAATGGCTTCATCAACACTTAGACAAAGAAGCTGAAATAACCTGTTGGTTACAAAATAATTTGGGTATTGTTGAGAAAAGTGACCCCAGCCATAAAGATGCAATCGAGTGTATGGTGAGGATTGCAAATGAAATGGAAGGAAATGAAGAACTACAAGG gaTGTTAAATAGCGCTCTCTTAAATCCAACTCTAGAACACTACATCCTTGTGGTCAATGGGACCTTCTCTGATGTGACATTAAGCTGGGGTAGTGTTGTGGCACTTTTTTATGTTGCATGTCGGTTTGTTGTTAAG GCTGCTGAAATCAACTCTGTTGACTTGGTCAGAAGCATTATAAACTGGACTATGCCTTTTATTAGAAAGACCTGCATTTTAACCTGGATCAGGGAACAGGGTGGATGG GGCGCAATCCGCTCATATTTCGGGACCCCCACCTGGCAGACAGTTGGAGTTTTCCTTGCTGGAGTTCTTACTGTAGGCTTGGTGCTCTACAAAATGTGA
- the baxa gene encoding BCL2 associated X, apoptosis regulator a, with protein sequence MAAPSGGGDTGSGNDQILDLGAALLNNFVYERVRRHGDRDAEVTRSQLGGVELCDPSHKRLAQCLQQIGDELDGNAQLQSMLNNSNLQPTQDVFIRVAREIFSDGKFNWGRVVALFYFACRLVIKAISTRVPDIIRTIISWTMSYIQEHVINWIREQGGWDGIRSYFGTPTWQTVGVFLAGVITTALVIRKM encoded by the exons GCAGTGGCAATGACCAGATACTTGACTTGGGAGCTGCACTTCTCAACAA CTTTGTGTATGAGCGTGTTCGTCGGCATGGCGACAGGGATGCTGAAGTGACCCGGAGTCAGCTTGGGGGCGTGGAGCTGTGTGACCCCAGCCATAAACGCCTCGCGCAGTGTTTGCAGCAGATCGGAGATGAGCTGGATGGAAATGCGCAGCTGCAAAG CATGTTAAACAACTCTAATCTTCAGCCGACTCAAGATGTCTTCATCAGAGTGGCCCGTGAGATCTTCTCTGATGGCAAGTTCAACTGGGGAAGAGTTGTGGCGCTTTTCTACTTTGCCTGTCGCCTTGTCATCAAG GCTATTTCAACCAGGGTTCCTGACATCATCAGAACCATCATAAGCTGGACGATGTCCTACATTCAGGAGCACGTCATTAACTGGATCAGGGAACAGGGTGGATGG GACGGAATCCGCAGTTATTTTGGCACCCCCACCTGGCAGACAGTCGGAGTTTTCCTCGCTGGAGTTATCACCACAGCATTGGTGATTCGCAAAATGTGA
- the baxa gene encoding BCL2 associated X, apoptosis regulator a isoform X1, translating into MLNNSNLQPTQDVFIRVAREIFSDGKFNWGRVVALFYFACRLVIKAISTRVPDIIRTIISWTMSYIQEHVINWIREQGGWDGIRSYFGTPTWQTVGVFLAGVITTALVIRKM; encoded by the exons ATGTTAAACAACTCTAATCTTCAGCCGACTCAAGATGTCTTCATCAGAGTGGCCCGTGAGATCTTCTCTGATGGCAAGTTCAACTGGGGAAGAGTTGTGGCGCTTTTCTACTTTGCCTGTCGCCTTGTCATCAAG GCTATTTCAACCAGGGTTCCTGACATCATCAGAACCATCATAAGCTGGACGATGTCCTACATTCAGGAGCACGTCATTAACTGGATCAGGGAACAGGGTGGATGG GACGGAATCCGCAGTTATTTTGGCACCCCCACCTGGCAGACAGTCGGAGTTTTCCTCGCTGGAGTTATCACCACAGCATTGGTGATTCGCAAAATGTGA
- the LOC100004321 gene encoding apoptosis regulator BAX-like isoform X1, with translation MKWKEMKNYKEHYILVVNGTFSDVTLSWGSVVALFYVACRFVVKAAEINSVDLVRSIINWTMPFIRKTCILTWIREQGGWGAIRSYFGTPTWQTVGVFLAGVLTVGLVLYKM, from the exons ATGAAATGGAAGGAAATGAAGAACTACAAGG AACACTACATCCTTGTGGTCAATGGGACCTTCTCTGATGTGACATTAAGCTGGGGTAGTGTTGTGGCACTTTTTTATGTTGCATGTCGGTTTGTTGTTAAG GCTGCTGAAATCAACTCTGTTGACTTGGTCAGAAGCATTATAAACTGGACTATGCCTTTTATTAGAAAGACCTGCATTTTAACCTGGATCAGGGAACAGGGTGGATGG GGCGCAATCCGCTCATATTTCGGGACCCCCACCTGGCAGACAGTTGGAGTTTTCCTTGCTGGAGTTCTTACTGTAGGCTTGGTGCTCTACAAAATGTGA